The Prevotella herbatica genome contains the following window.
TGGAACAAGTACTATGATGATGATTCCACAAACTTTCTCGTCTGGCAGCACCGCATATATAGAAGCTGTATTCAATAATGGAAACGGAGACAAGACTCTTACTGCCTCTCTGGCAGGAACTACATGGAATTCTGGTACATCTACAATATATAAGTTGTCTACATCTTCGGTTAACACAATGACATTAGGAACTATCTCCTACCCTAGTTCTTGGGGAGGAACAGTGGCGCCGATTTCAAGTTTTAACAGCGGAGAAGCTGTTGGCATATATGTAGTGGATCAGAACAACAATATAAAGAATTCAAATGTAAGAGCTGCTTATAATGGCAGTAGTTGGATTTTAGATAATAATATTTTATTTTCTCCACAGTATAAGTATTTCGCTTATTATCCGTATAAATCATCTCAAACATCAAGCGTTACGGCTGCTGCAACTACAGCTGACGCATTTTTTACTAATCTCATTTCTGGTTGGTCTGTTACCGCAAATCAAAACACGACAAGTGATTTTAAAGAAAATGACCTGCAAGTTGCAATGGGTACAATAAGCAGCACAGCAAGCAGTATTACTTTTGATATGGCACACAAAATGGGACTAGCTGTTATAACTCTAGGAACAAAGAGTGTTCCTACAACAAGGACATACACAGGAGGAAATTCAACATTTTCAGATTCTTCTGATAAGACAATAGTTACCGCATCAAGTAATTTCTCTGGAAATCAACCTTTGCTTTACAATAATAAGTATTATTATATAGCAAAGGCAGGCTCAGGTACAACATTCAACAGCATTACAGCAGATAATGATGCATGGTCGGCTCCTCTTTCTGCAACTATCTCATCAGGGAGCTATTCTGCATTAACAGCAACTAATACAAGCCGTACTTTTTATAAATTCATTGCAAACTTCAACTATACAGGTGCTGTTCAAAGTTTTACAATTCCTTTATATGGGACAAGTAAATTAGAAGTTTGGGGAGCACAAGGTGGATCTACAGGTATATCAGCTTCATATACAGGGGGGTTAGGAGGATATTCCTATGGAAATACTTTTTTTTCTAAGGATAAAAATGTATATATATATGTAGGAGGAGCAGGAGTCGGAGCAACTGATATGTATCAATCATTAACTGGAGGATACAATGGAGGTGGTAATGTCACTGGGAATAATTCTGTTAATCATTATACTAGTTCTGGAGGTGGAGCAACTCATATTGCAAATATTCCTGGTTTATTATCTACCCTTAATTCCAATAGGTCTGCTATCTTTATAGTGGCAGGAGGAGGTGGTGGTGCACGTGACCAAATTAATTTAGAGCCTGCATCTAGACACGGGAATGGAGGTAGTGGTGGAGGTTTGTCAGGAGGAGGAGAATGTGGAGGAACGCAAACTACAGGATATTCTTTTGGATTAGGTCAATCTGTAATAGGAGATTCTGCTGGTGGAGCAGGTTGGTATGGTGGATATAGTGGTTCTGGTGGTTCGATATACGTAGGTTATGGTTCAGGCGGTTCTGGATATATTGATGGTGTTACTAATGGGGGAACATCAGACGGTATACGGACAGGCAATGGTTACGCTAGAATAACCTTTGTTTCAGCTAATTAAATGCCTATTCTCATTCTTTTCTCTTCTCTCGCGGAGAGAAGAGAAAAGGATTGAGAAATGTATAGTAAGAATAGATATAAGAAGAAAGGCTCATTATTATCATTATTTATAGTATCAATTACAATAGTACTTCTATGCTCATGCTCAAATGAAGACTTTGTATATTCTGATTTATCCACGAATAAGATTTCGTTTAAAGCCATTGCTTCAGCCTCTTGGAGTGATGGTAATTCTAATAGTTCATCCGCGGAATCCAAAATAAGTCGTGCCGTTTGTCAAAGTAATGAACATGGTCCTATTATTGTGAAATCAGAGCTGAAGCATGCACTTTACCTGCACCCTGTAACACAAATAGGAATACATATACTGAATTCCAAAGATAAACCTGTAACTAAAAGTGGAACACGCATTCTGGACGAGTCAACCGAAACTGTCGTTCCTACCCGTGGAGCACCTTACGTATCTGCCAATATGATTAATTCATTTGGCGTTCTTGCTTACAGAATACCAAGTACTGCTACAGATGTAAGTGGTACAGCGCCGGATTTCATAAATAATCAACAAGTTAGTACTTCTGGAAGCATCTGGAAAACGGGTGCTGACTATTTCTGGCCAGACAATGGTGATAAACTGTCTTTCTTCGCCTATACTCCTTTTGGTAACAATGATGTGACCGTTGCGAGTGCTTCGTCAACTGGTACGCCATCTATAACATATACAGCTAATACTGATGTGACAAAACAACCAGACCTGATGGTTGCCAAGACATTGAATCAGACAAGAAATACCATATCCATTGCGGCAGGAGTTGATATGTCATTCTCTCATGCTCTTACAGTCATAACTTTTGCCGTTGGTAAGGATATGGTGCCTGGTGTTTTCAAGAGTTTATCAATAAAAAACGCAATAACTACAGCAACTTATAATCTTTCTACTAATACTTGGAACACAAGTAGTGGTACAAGTACAGGTAATATGACTATAAATCTGAATGGTACTACTGGTATCACCATTGATGGTACATCTGATGTTGCTCTAACAAGTGGTACAACCACAATGATGATGATACCCCAAACTTTTGCATCAGGTAGTACTGCTGTCATTGAGGCTGTGTTCAATAATGGAAACGGAGACAAGACTCTTACTGCCTCTCTGGCAGGAACTATATGGAACCCTGGTACATCTATTATATATAAGTTGTCAACATCTTCGGTTAACACTATGACATTAGGAGCTATTTCCTACCCTAGTTCTTGGGGAGGAACCGTGGCGCCAGTTTCAAGTTTTAACAGCGGAGAAGCTGTTGGCATATATGTAGTGGATCAGAACAATAATATAAAGAATTCAAATGTAAAAGCTACTTATAATGGCAGTAGTTGGATTTTAGATAATAACATTTTATTTTCTCCACAGTATAAGTATTTCGTTTATTATCCGTATAAATCATCTCAAACATCAAGCGTTACGGCTGCAGCAACTACAGCTGACGCATTTTTTAATAATCTCATTTCTGGTTGGTCTGTTACAGCAAATCAAAACACAACAAGTGATTTTAAAGGAAATGACCTGCAAGTTGCCATGGGAACAATAAGCAATACAGCTAGCAGTATTACTTTTGATATGGCACACAAAATGGGACTAGCTGTTATAACTCTAGGAACAAAGAGTGTTCCTACAACACGGACATATACGGGAGGAAATTCAACATATTCCGATTCTTCTGATAAGACAATAGTTACCGCATCAAGTAATTTCTCTGGAAATCAACCTTTGCTTTACAATAATAAGTATTATTATATAGCAAAGGCAGGCTCAGGTACGACATTCAACAGCATTACAGCAGATAATGATGCATGGTCAGCTCCTCTTTCTGCAACTATCTCATCAGGGAGCTATTCTGCATTAACAGCAACTAATACAAGTCGTACTTTTTATAAATTCATTGCAAACTTCAACTATACAGGTGCTGTTCAAAGTTTTACTATACCTTTATATGGAACAAGCAAATTTGAATGTTGGGGAGCACAAGGTTCCTGTGGCGGTGTAAGTGGCAACTTTGGCACTGGTGGTAACGGAGGTTATGCTAGAGGTTATACTAATCTAGTAGGAAGTAGTGCGCTAACTATCGTTATAGGTGGGCAAGGTTCGCAATCAAATGTTTTTCCTAGCCTTTCACCTTACACTGGAGGTTACAATGGTGGTGGAAACGGGCAAGAGGGCGGCGGCGGTGCTACCCACATAGCAAGTTATAATCGCGGTCTATTATCTAACTATGTCAACAATCAGTCAGAGGTTTATATAGTTGCTGGCGGTGGCGGTGGTCCAGATGGTGGAGATAATGGTGGTGCTGGTGGTGGAAGTAACGGCGGAAATGGTATTGACATTCCTAATACATACAATACTCAAGGATATGGATACGGAGGTACTCAGTCCGAAGGTGGTATTGGAGGAAATAAAGGAACTTTTGGTAGGGGAGGAAATTCATATGATAGCGGAACTGACTCATGCGGCGGTGGTGGTGGCGGCTGGTATGGTGGCGGAGGCGGAAAAGATGTTTCATCCCCTGGTGGTGGCGGTTCTGGTTACATCGGTGGAGTATCAAGTGGTTACATGGACAGTGGAGTACGTGAAGGTAACGGCTATGCTGTAATAACGTGGATTCCATAAAAATAAATGAAATCAGTTTAACAATGGATATGCTCGTATAACCTTCGTTTCTGCTAATTAAATACCTGTTCTCAATTCTTTTCTCTTCTCTCGCGGAGAGAAGAGAAAAGAATTGAGTTATGGGAAAGAAGTATTTGCTTAGGATAAATGTATCGCTTCTGTTATTAATCATTATTTCCATGTTTTGTTCATGTACTAACGAAATGAATATGCTTGATGGAAATAATAATGAACAAATTAACTTTTTTGTATCTGTCCCTTCTTGGAAGGGTAATGATTCTATAGCTAGCAATTCTGCTAAAACAGAAACACGTGCAACTCCAATAACAGATGCTTCTCTTGGAACTGATAAAACATTTGGAATAATTGCGGATGTTGTAAATGGAAGTAATTATATAACAGAAATAAACCAAGAAGTCGTTTCGTATAATACAACCAATAAGATTTGGGAAACAGTAGCTGATCATTATTGGCCTGGCGCAAACAAAACGGTTAATTTCTATGCGTACTACCCCGCAAGTATCACAAATGGAACTATAACTCACACGGCAAGTACAACTCCAATATTAACATACACAGTTCCCGCAGACGCAACAACTCAAGTAGATATAATGACGGCTACAGGGACTAATGTTAGTGGAAACTCAAATTCATCTACACCTTTATCCTTTAATCATATATTTGCAGCAATTCAATTTTCTGTAGGAAGTGCTGGAATTGGCAGTGGAACAATCTCCTCAATATCAATAGGTAATGTTGCTAATTCAGGAACATATACATTTGGTAGTGGCTGGTCAAATGTAACAGGTTCCAAAACATTCACTATATCACAGTCAAAGACAATTACAGGAATTTCTGGAGAAGATATTTATTCAGGAAATTATACCCTGATGATGGTACCTCAAAATATTAATAATATAACAATAACAATCTCTTATAGTAATGGAGGGACACTTACTAAAACTATATCAGGCACATGGGAAGCTGGAAAGGTATATAAATATCATTTATCTTATGCACCAAAGACTTTTGATTATACGGGTACAGTTCAAACCTACACCATACCAGTTACAGGTACATATAAGTTGGAAGTATGGGGTGCGCAAGGCGGAGGCGGTGGATATGGTGGATATGCATTTGGGAATATATATTTAACTCAAAGTTCTTTATTATACTTTTGTATAGGTGGAGCTGGGACTTATAATCTTAATGGAAGTATTTTGTCTAATCCTCTTACCGCTGGATATAATGGTGGTGGTTATGGACAATGTGGAGGAGGAGGGGCCACACATATTGCGATAACTAATAGAGGAGTTCTTAAAAATTATCTATCATATCAAGCAGAAATACTACTTGTTGCAGGTGGTGGTGGTGGTGGTGATGGTACCCCAGTTGGTGTTGGTGGAGGTACAACTGGCGGAGATGGAACCTCCAGTGGTTCCGGAGGTACACAAACCACAGGTGGTACAGGCATAGGAAGTGGCTCTTTTGGACAAGGAGGAAATATTGGAACGACGAATAACGATTCCGCTGGAGCTGGAGGTGGTGGTTGGTACGGTGGAGGATCGTCAGGACAACCTCAGATTGGCTCAGGAGGTGGCGGTTCTGGACATATTGGAACTAGTTTAATAAGTGGATCTACAGGTATGAGTAATGGAGTACGTTCTGGTGATGGCTATGCAAGAATAACTTTCGTTTCAGCCAATTAAATGCTTGTTCTCATTCTTTTCTCTTCTCTCGCGGAGAGAAGAGAAAGGACTGAGTTATGGTAAAGAAGTATTTGCGAGGTATCAATGTATCATTTTTATTATTGATTATTATTTCTACGTTTTCTTCATGTGCAAACGAAATGAATATTCTTGAAGGAAATAATAATGAACAAATTAACTTTTCTGTATCTGTACCCGAATGGCAAAATACAGATTCATTGTCTAGCTCTAAGACCTCACGTGCAACCCCAATTACTGATGCATCATTAAGCACTTCCAACACATTTAACCTAATAGCAGATCAAAATGACGGAGCTGGCAATTACAGTACATTAATTAATAATGCGGCTGTATCTTCCACTAATAACATATGGCAGACAACTCCTTCTCATTATTATTGGTCAGGAATCACTAATAAGACGATAAACTTCTACGCATACTACCCTACTAGTATTTCTGGTAACATTTCTCATACCGTTGGATCTGCGCCAACACTATCATATATAGTCCCAAATGATGCAGTTAACCAGATTGATATAATGACAGCTACAGCTAATAATATTAGTGGAAATACCAATTCTTCTACCCCATTGATATTCAATCATATTTTTGCAGCTGTAAAGTTTGCGGTTGGTATTAACGGACTACCTAGCGGAACCATAAAATCAATAACTATAACAGGAATAAAAAATACTGGCATATACACTTTTGGAAGTGGATGGAGTCCTAGTTCTGCAACATCATCATTTACTGTATTGCCATCTACTACAATAACAGGATCTGCCGGAGCAAATATTACATCTGATGTTTATACATTGATGATGATTCCTCAAGCTTTTAATAATGCAACTGTTTCATTAGTTTACAATAATGGAACTACGTTTTCTACAACAATATCTGGAGCATGGACTGCAAATGATATTTATACTTATAATCTGTCAAAAACAATAGTTTTTAATTATGATTATACAGGTACTGTACAGACATTTACTGCACCTTACACAGGAACATACAGGTTAGAAGTTTGGGGAGCACAAAGTGGAGGGTGGGGATCACATACAAATGCTCCAGGTGGATATGCTGGCGGTTATAAAAGGCTAACACAGGGAGATATCTTATACATAGTTGTAGGTGGTAAAGGTTATGATGTTAATTACTATGCTGATGGAACTAGCTATAATGGTGGCGGTATCGGATCTATACCTGAAGGAAAATATGGCGGCGGAGGTGCTACTCATATTGCGACACATGCCGGTCTTTTAAAAGATCTTTCGGCCTACAAATCAACAGTTTTAGTAGTTGGTGGAGGAGCCGGAAGCAATGGTTCATGGGCTGATCAAGACATATCAAAATATTTAAGTGGCGGCGGAGAGGTTGGATTAGGTAGTAATACCATATATTATTTAAATGCTAATACAACAAGCACTACAAAAGGAAATACTGGTGGCACTCAGACAGGAGTTGGTCCTGATGGTATAAAAGGTGGATTTGGATATGGTGGTAACGCTGCTGATTATGGTGGTGCCGGAGGTGGTGGGTGGTATGGCGGTAATGCCGCAGGAGATGGCGGAGTCGTAATAGGAACAAATGGAGGTGGTGGTTCTGGTTATATCGGTGGAGTAAACAATGGAGCTTTTCAGACTGGAGTTCGTTATGGTAATGGTTACGCCCGAATAAGCTTCGTTTCAGCTAATTAAATGCCTGTTCTCATTCTTTTCTCTTCTCTCGCGGAGAGAAGAGAAAGGAATTGAGTTATGACAAGAACGTTTTTGCGAGGTATCAATGTGTCATTTTTATTATTAATTATTATCTCTACATTTTCTTCATGTGCAAATGAAATGAATATTTTTGAAGGAGATAATAATAGACAAATTAACTTTTCTGTATCTGCACCCGAATGGAAGAATACAGATTCATTAGCAACTGTAAAAGCTTCACGTGCAATGCCTGTAGGTGGCACATCATTAAGCACTTCCAATACTTTTAACTTAATAGCAGACCAAAATGATGGAGCTGGCAACTACACTACATTGATAAATAGTCAAGCTGTTAGTTATACCAATAATATGTGGAAAACATCAAATAATTATTATTGGTCAGGAACTGCAAATAAAACCATGAACTTCTATGCATATTATCCAAGTGACATTAGTAATATTTCTCATACAGCAGGCTCTGCACCAACTTTATCATATACAGTTCCAAATGATGTGGTCAACCAGATTGATATAATGACTGCTGCAACTAATAATGTTACTGGCAACACAAATTCTTCAACATCTTTAGCTTTTAGTCATATATTTGCTGCGGTACAGTTTAGTATAGGTAGCGCCGGTATGCCTACAGGAACAATAACCGGTATTACTTTGAATAACATATTATATAAAGGTGTTTATAACTTTAATGGGACATGGACTCAAGATGCTACAGTAAAAAGCTCTTTTTCCCAAACAGTATCATCTTCTACAACTGCCGGTACCGCAATAACATCAGGGACTACAACATTTATGATGATGCCGCAGACTTTAAGGAGTGATGCAAGTATTACTGTTACATATAGCAATGGTAGTACACTTACTCAATCTATAGCTGGAACATGGACTGCAGGAAATATATATACATATAATATTTCGAAAACGATACCTGTAGCGAATTTTGGTTATACAGGTAATGTTCAAACTTATACGGTTCCTTTCACAGGAACTTATAAATTAGAAGTTTGGGGGGCACAAGGAACAAGCTATATTAAAGGAACAGGTGGTAATGGTGGATATTCATATGGCACCATTTCACTAACTAAAAATAAAGTCTTATATGTTTGCGTTGGCGGGCAAGGAAATTCTCCTACATATTCTTCAGATTATTCTTATAGTGTTTCTGGTAAAAGTTTAGGTGGAACTGGTGGGTATAATGGTGGTGGAAACGGAGGAGATGGTTTCACAGCTTATTCTGGTTGTGGTGGTGGAGGCGGTGCTACACACATTGCAACATATAATGGCGTATTAAAAGAACTATCATCAAATCAAGCTTCTGTTGTTATAGTTGCAGGTGGAGGAGGTTCTACTAGTGAAGCTGCAGGTGGAGGTATAAATGGCATATCTAGTACAAATGGAACATATACTAGCGCTGGTGGTGGGCAAACTTCAGGATATCAATTCGGACAAGGCCAAGCTGGTTATACTAAAACTGCTTATGGTAGTTCTGGTGCAGAAGGTAATGGAGGTGCTGGTGGTGGTTGGTATGGTGGATATTCATATCAGACAGGAAATGGAAATGGTACAAATATTGGTGGTGGAGGTGGATCTGGACATCTTGGTTCTGGAGTTACAGGATCCACTATAGCAGGTAATACTTCTTTTACAGATTATGATGGAACAACTGTTACCGGACATGCTGGCAATGGTTATGCAAGAATAACATTTGTATCAGCAAATTAAATTTAATATACTTATGTCATAATAGAAATATTGTGAAACAAAACATTCTATGAATTAGAATCTATCAATCTGTATTATTCAGTTTTTCACAACGTTATTTTAATGCAATAATAATTTATGTCTTATCAATAATAATAAAAATTTGTTTTTTATTTTGTATTGTGTTTGACTTGTACTACCTTTGCCTTCATGAGCAACACATTTATACCTGATGCCAGCCAGCAAAAAGTGATAGATATCAATAATGGATATCATTTGGTTTTGGCACCTCCAGGATGCGGTAAGACGCAGATTTTAGCATGTAGGGTAGGGCACGCACACGATGTTGGAGTACCATACAGTGAAATGCTTTGTCTAACGTTCACAAATCGTGCAGCTCGTGGTATGCAACAGCGAATAAACGACAATATAAATGATGATACATCCGACTTGTTTGTGGGTAACGTACATCGTTTCTGTTCACGTTATCTATATGATTCTTGTATTGTTGCGGCATCATCATCGATTATTGATGATACCGACGCATTAAGTATAATGTGCCAATATACTAATGATGATGAACAGGAAGTGACTGCAAGTTATAAGCGAATGCGAGAATATAATGAAGCTATTTTCCTTTCGCATTTGATGTACCAGATAAACCATGAATATCCACGTGACCTAAGACTTCATGCTGATTGCTTAAATAGTGATGATGTTAAGGTACTTGACGCTATTTGTAAATCACATAAAATGCCGTTTACTGCAAAGTCGATGAATGACATTTATATGAATACTGATTTCTATAGAGATAGTTGTAGTGAACTAGGTATGCAGCAGATCATATATGTGACGCTGAAGAAAATGCAGTTGGCTCGAAACTATGAAAAATACAAAGAAACAAACAATCTTCTTGACTTTGAAGATATCTTATTATTGTCTTATGACAGTTTAAAGAATAAATCTTTAGAGACGACGAAAGAATCGAAATCAACATATTCATGGATTCAAGTTGACGAAGTTCAGGATTTAAATCCTCTCCAATTAGCAATTATAGATTTACTTTCTCCGCAAGAAGATAATAAAGTTGTAGTATATCTAGGTGATCCGCAGCAATCAATATTCTCATTTATGGGGGCTAAAATGTCAACATTAGAATTACTTAGCAACCGCTGTAAGAGGAATATACACACATTAAGTCATAATCACCGTTCTCCAAAATACCTGCTTGACACATTTAATGCTTATGCAGTTGAAACTCTGAATATTTCACCAGACATCTTACCAACTACAGATTATGTTCCACAAACTATAGGTAATGAATTGCAATTGTTTCAATCCGAAACGATAGATACTGAATATCTGGATGCAGCACAACAAGCGATAAGACTGGGGGACGAATCGGCAGAAGACACGACTGCTATTATCGTGAGTTCAAACCGTGATGCTGACGCTGTAAGCAATGCTTTGAAGACTATGCATGCAAGTCATTTCAAAATATCAGGCGATGATTTATTTTCGTCGCCGCAGATAAAACTTCTTTTTGCGCATCTCACGATATTATCTAATGAAAATAACTTTATTGCATGGGCCAGACTATTAAACGGAATGAAAGTCTTTCAGACCACAACTGCTGCACGTAATTTTGTGCAGTCATGTGAAGATCGTGCTATGTTGCCATTAGACTTCTTGTTATATGAAGATTCCACTTATATACAGCAGTTTGTCAGAGCCTATGAAACAAAAGAAATAACGATTTTTGATACAGAAACAACTGGATTAGACGTATTCAATGACGATATATTGCAGATAGCAGCGGTAAAGATACGCAATGGAAAGATTGTAGATGGTTCGCAGTTGTCTATTTACTTGGAAAGTGATAAGCCAATACCAGAGATGCTAGGTGATATCGTGAATCCTATAATCGAGGAGAGAAAACATCAATCGCTTGTGTCACGTAAGGATGCGTTAAAGAAATTCTTGGATTACATTGGAGACTCCGTACTCCTAGGTCATAATGCAGATTACGACATAAATATATTAAAAAACAATGTAAGACGAGAACTTGGTGAAGAAGAAATCAACGATAAATTGATGTCACCATACATAGATAGTTTACGATTGATAAAACTATTACGTCCACAGTTGCGCCAATACAAACTTAAATACCTGTTGGAAATGCTGCATCTTGAAGGCGAAAATAGTCACCTAGCCGACGCTGATGTTGATGCAACACGCAGTCTTGTGGAATATTGTTATTCAAAAGCAAAAGAAGTTGTGGATAGTCAGTTGCAATTTATGCAACAGAAAAGAGTAAAAGACAGAGTAGAGACTTTGCGTGATAATTATGGTAAAATATATGCTGAAACACGCAATATGCTTTGGAAAGAGACAGGAGATAATAAAATATTGGTTTCTAAACTGAAACAGATGTATGACAATCTTTTAGCAGCAGATATCATTCAGCCATTAGATAATATATCATACATATTCAATTATATAGCATCAGACGTTATTAATTCATCAGATAATTCAGCATTGATCACCCAATTGAGCAATCACATGCTTGAAATAAACACTTTGAAAGAAGCTGATTTGTGCGGTAGTGATACGATAAATGAAAAAATATTCGTGACAACAGTGCACAAGGCAAAAGGATTGGAGTTTGACAATGTAATCGTCTTTGATGCAATCGAAGGCAGATATCCTAATTATTACAGTAAGAATAATAAAACAATGCTTGATGAAGATGCTCGAAAATTTTATGTTGCAATAACAAGAACTCGAAAGCGACTCATCATTATGCAGAGTTGCTTTCGGGTTGATTATCGTGGATATAGGCAACCTGTGCCTCTTACCAGATTTGCCGATTCAATAAAGAAAAGTTCAAATATCTGGTCGGTTGTATCAAACAAAAAATAAAGAGTGATTACATTGCGAAGATGTTGAAACCACCGTCAACAACAGCTACTGTACCAGTAACAAAAGTGGCAGCGTCACTCATCAAATACTGAATAGTACCGCAAAGTTCCTCTGGTTTACCCATACGACCGAACGGAGTCTGTCTGATAACATCCTGACCACGCTGAGTATAACTACCATCAGGATTAGTAAGCAAAGCACGGTTCTGCTC
Protein-coding sequences here:
- a CDS encoding 3'-5' exonuclease, which translates into the protein MSNTFIPDASQQKVIDINNGYHLVLAPPGCGKTQILACRVGHAHDVGVPYSEMLCLTFTNRAARGMQQRINDNINDDTSDLFVGNVHRFCSRYLYDSCIVAASSSIIDDTDALSIMCQYTNDDEQEVTASYKRMREYNEAIFLSHLMYQINHEYPRDLRLHADCLNSDDVKVLDAICKSHKMPFTAKSMNDIYMNTDFYRDSCSELGMQQIIYVTLKKMQLARNYEKYKETNNLLDFEDILLLSYDSLKNKSLETTKESKSTYSWIQVDEVQDLNPLQLAIIDLLSPQEDNKVVVYLGDPQQSIFSFMGAKMSTLELLSNRCKRNIHTLSHNHRSPKYLLDTFNAYAVETLNISPDILPTTDYVPQTIGNELQLFQSETIDTEYLDAAQQAIRLGDESAEDTTAIIVSSNRDADAVSNALKTMHASHFKISGDDLFSSPQIKLLFAHLTILSNENNFIAWARLLNGMKVFQTTTAARNFVQSCEDRAMLPLDFLLYEDSTYIQQFVRAYETKEITIFDTETTGLDVFNDDILQIAAVKIRNGKIVDGSQLSIYLESDKPIPEMLGDIVNPIIEERKHQSLVSRKDALKKFLDYIGDSVLLGHNADYDINILKNNVRRELGEEEINDKLMSPYIDSLRLIKLLRPQLRQYKLKYLLEMLHLEGENSHLADADVDATRSLVEYCYSKAKEVVDSQLQFMQQKRVKDRVETLRDNYGKIYAETRNMLWKETGDNKILVSKLKQMYDNLLAADIIQPLDNISYIFNYIASDVINSSDNSALITQLSNHMLEINTLKEADLCGSDTINEKIFVTTVHKAKGLEFDNVIVFDAIEGRYPNYYSKNNKTMLDEDARKFYVAITRTRKRLIIMQSCFRVDYRGYRQPVPLTRFADSIKKSSNIWSVVSNKK
- a CDS encoding fimbrillin family protein, which gives rise to MTRTFLRGINVSFLLLIIISTFSSCANEMNIFEGDNNRQINFSVSAPEWKNTDSLATVKASRAMPVGGTSLSTSNTFNLIADQNDGAGNYTTLINSQAVSYTNNMWKTSNNYYWSGTANKTMNFYAYYPSDISNISHTAGSAPTLSYTVPNDVVNQIDIMTAATNNVTGNTNSSTSLAFSHIFAAVQFSIGSAGMPTGTITGITLNNILYKGVYNFNGTWTQDATVKSSFSQTVSSSTTAGTAITSGTTTFMMMPQTLRSDASITVTYSNGSTLTQSIAGTWTAGNIYTYNISKTIPVANFGYTGNVQTYTVPFTGTYKLEVWGAQGTSYIKGTGGNGGYSYGTISLTKNKVLYVCVGGQGNSPTYSSDYSYSVSGKSLGGTGGYNGGGNGGDGFTAYSGCGGGGGATHIATYNGVLKELSSNQASVVIVAGGGGSTSEAAGGGINGISSTNGTYTSAGGGQTSGYQFGQGQAGYTKTAYGSSGAEGNGGAGGGWYGGYSYQTGNGNGTNIGGGGGSGHLGSGVTGSTIAGNTSFTDYDGTTVTGHAGNGYARITFVSAN